In Nostoc sp. UHCC 0926, a single genomic region encodes these proteins:
- a CDS encoding S-(hydroxymethyl)glutathione dehydrogenase/class III alcohol dehydrogenase produces MQVKAAVAYSASKPLTIETVQLSGPQAGEVLVEIKATGVCHTDAFTLSGNDPEGLFPAILGHEGAGVVVEVGAGVTSLKPGDHVIPLYTPECRQCEYCLSFKTNLCQAIRLTQARGVMPDGTSRFSIDGQMIHHYMGTSTFANYTVLPEIALAKIREDAPFDKVCYIGCGVTTGVGAVINTAKVEPGANVVVFGLGGIGLNVIQAARMVGANMIVGVDLNPSKRALAEKFGMTHFVNPQEVEGDLVPYLVDLTKGGADYSFECIGNVKVMRQALECCHKGWGVSVVIGVAGAGQEISTRPFQLVTGRVWKGSAFGGARGRTDVPKIVDWYMQGKINIDDLITHVMPIEQINDAFELMHKGESIRSVVTF; encoded by the coding sequence TTGCAAGTTAAAGCAGCAGTAGCTTACAGCGCAAGTAAGCCGTTGACGATTGAAACCGTTCAACTATCGGGGCCACAAGCCGGCGAAGTGTTAGTTGAGATTAAAGCCACGGGGGTTTGCCATACCGACGCCTTTACCTTATCTGGTAACGATCCCGAAGGTTTGTTTCCGGCAATTTTGGGACATGAAGGTGCTGGTGTGGTGGTAGAGGTAGGCGCTGGTGTCACCAGCCTCAAACCAGGGGATCACGTGATTCCCCTCTACACTCCCGAATGCCGTCAGTGCGAATATTGCCTGAGTTTCAAAACAAATCTTTGTCAAGCTATTCGCCTAACTCAAGCACGCGGTGTCATGCCCGATGGCACCAGTCGCTTTAGTATCGATGGGCAGATGATTCATCATTACATGGGTACATCCACTTTTGCCAACTATACAGTGCTACCAGAAATCGCCCTGGCAAAAATTCGGGAAGACGCCCCATTTGATAAAGTTTGTTACATTGGCTGTGGCGTAACTACTGGTGTTGGTGCAGTCATCAATACTGCCAAAGTGGAACCGGGAGCAAATGTCGTGGTTTTTGGCTTGGGTGGTATTGGTTTAAATGTCATCCAAGCGGCGCGGATGGTGGGAGCGAATATGATTGTCGGGGTGGATCTTAATCCCAGCAAACGCGCCTTGGCAGAAAAGTTTGGCATGACGCACTTTGTCAATCCCCAGGAAGTAGAGGGTGATTTAGTTCCCTATCTGGTTGATTTAACCAAAGGTGGTGCTGATTACAGTTTTGAATGTATCGGTAATGTCAAAGTTATGCGCCAAGCATTAGAATGCTGCCATAAAGGTTGGGGCGTCAGCGTGGTTATTGGTGTTGCTGGTGCTGGACAGGAAATCAGTACTCGTCCTTTTCAATTAGTAACTGGGCGCGTTTGGAAAGGTTCGGCATTCGGTGGCGCTAGAGGACGTACAGATGTGCCGAAAATTGTTGATTGGTATATGCAAGGTAAGATAAACATTGATGATTTGATTACCCATGTGATGCCGATTGAGCAAATTAATGATGCTTTTGAATTGATGCACAAAGGTGAATCAATTCGCAGTGTGGTGACTTTTTAG
- a CDS encoding valine--pyruvate transaminase codes for MNPDLTQIGAQMSNLTGVRAIMKDIIETLRAGAGQEFINLSAGNPLILPEVEQLWRDCTAQLLASPEYGEVVCRYGSSQGYAPFVEAIANDFNKRYGLNLSDRNILITPGSQTLYFYAANTFGGYTPSGELKQIVLPLCPDYTGYGGICLVPKALIAHKPTLDIDAAAHRFKYRPDFSQLSITENTGCVLFSRPCNPTGNVLTDDEVKKIVALAAPYNLPVLIDSAYAPPFPALNFTEMTPVFGDNILHCMSLSKAGLPGERIGIAIGDEKWIEALECFQANMSLHSSRYGQAIAAFAINSGALVEISHTVIRPFYQNKFTVLETSLEQAMPKNLPWYLHRGEGAIFAWLWLQDLPISDWEFYQQLKQVGVIIVPGSTFFPGLEEEWAHKHQCFRISLTGSDEEIVIAMQRLAKVAEEAYQRAAVTA; via the coding sequence ATGAACCCTGACCTAACTCAAATTGGCGCTCAAATGTCCAACCTGACTGGCGTAAGAGCAATCATGAAGGATATTATCGAGACATTACGAGCGGGTGCAGGGCAGGAGTTTATTAATTTGAGTGCTGGTAATCCGTTGATTTTGCCAGAGGTAGAGCAGTTATGGCGGGATTGTACTGCACAACTTCTCGCTAGTCCAGAATATGGTGAGGTAGTTTGTCGCTACGGATCAAGTCAGGGCTATGCACCATTTGTTGAAGCGATCGCCAATGATTTTAACAAACGCTACGGGTTAAACTTAAGCGATCGCAATATCCTCATTACCCCCGGCAGTCAAACCCTCTACTTCTACGCTGCGAATACCTTCGGTGGCTACACTCCCAGCGGCGAGTTAAAACAAATTGTTTTGCCCCTCTGTCCTGACTACACAGGTTACGGTGGTATCTGCTTAGTTCCAAAAGCCCTAATCGCTCACAAACCGACTCTTGATATTGATGCAGCTGCCCACCGATTTAAATATCGCCCCGACTTCAGCCAACTCTCGATTACAGAAAACACGGGTTGTGTCCTCTTCTCCCGCCCCTGTAATCCCACTGGCAATGTCCTCACTGATGATGAGGTGAAAAAGATTGTTGCCCTGGCTGCACCTTACAATCTGCCCGTGTTAATTGACTCGGCTTATGCGCCTCCCTTCCCAGCATTGAACTTTACCGAAATGACACCAGTGTTTGGTGATAATATCTTACACTGCATGAGTTTATCAAAAGCCGGATTACCAGGAGAAAGGATTGGTATTGCCATTGGGGATGAAAAGTGGATTGAGGCGCTGGAGTGTTTCCAAGCAAATATGAGTCTCCATTCTTCACGTTACGGCCAAGCGATCGCTGCTTTTGCAATCAATTCTGGTGCATTAGTGGAAATTTCTCACACTGTCATCCGTCCCTTTTACCAAAATAAATTTACCGTTTTAGAAACTAGCTTAGAACAAGCGATGCCCAAGAATTTACCTTGGTATCTCCATCGCGGTGAAGGAGCAATTTTTGCTTGGTTGTGGTTACAGGATCTACCCATCAGTGACTGGGAATTTTACCAGCAACTCAAGCAAGTAGGTGTGATTATTGTCCCTGGAAGTACCTTCTTCCCTGGTTTAGAGGAAGAGTGGGCGCACAAGCATCAATGCTTCCGCATCAGCCTTACAGGCAGCGATGAGGAGATTGTTATTGCTATGCAACGTTTAGCAAAGGTGGCTGAGGAAGCTTATCAGCGTGCTGCTGTGACTGCCTAG